The sequence CGTCGTCGTCGTACGCGATGCCGAGGTCGGGCACCTCGACCGGGACGACCCGGGGCTCCTCCTTCGGCGCCCACGACACATCGAGCCATGCACCGCCACGCAGCTTGTCGGACTTCGCGAGCATGCGTCCGTCCATCGTGACGCCACCGGCTTCGGCCACCTCGGCCGCGAACGTGCGCGAGAACCCGAGCATCTTCGCGAGAGCCGCGTCGACGCGCGTCCCGTCGAGTCCGTCGGGCACGGGCAGGCTGCGGGACTCCACGTCAGTCCTCGGAGGCGGTCTGCGGGGAGTCGGATGCCGCGGCATCCGTCTGCTCGCCCTGCCCGCGCGCTTCGCGCGACCCGTCCAGGTGAACGCCGGCGAGGACGAGGATCGCGACGCCGATCATCATCGAGACGATGAAGATGTCGGCCACGTTGTAGATCGCCGGCGACATACCGGGGAAGAACCACATCCACGGCGTGTTGATGAAGTCGATCACGTGCCCGACGGCGAAACCCGGCTCACGGAAGAGCCGATCGGTGAGGTTTCCGAGCACTCCGCCCAGGAGCAGCCCCAGAGCGACAGCCCACAGCCGGGAGCGCACGCGCGTGACGGCGAGCCAGCCGATCACCACCGCGACCGCGGCCAGGGCGATCGTGAAGACCCACGTGACACCCTCGCCGAGCGAGAAGGCGGCACCGGGGTTCTTGGTGAGATAGAGGATCAGGAAGTCGCCGATGACGGGCACCGGCTCTTGGTACGGGAGGTTCTCGAGTGCGAGGTGCTTGGTGAACTGGTCGGCGGCCAGCACCACCACCGCGAGGATCGCGATGGTGATGCCGGCCGCCGCCTGTCGAGCCTTCGACGAGCTCAGGGAACGGGGTCGGCCTGCCAACGCCTCGGCCTAGAGACCGATGGCCGAGACCGGCTGCGCACCCGAAGAGGTCGCGGTGGTCTCGAGGTCGCGGAGCTTGCCCTCGATGTAGCTGCGCAGCTGTGCGCGGTAGTCGCGCTCGAAGTTGCGGAGCTCCGAGATGCGGCCCTCGAGCGACGAGCGCTCACGGTCGAGCTTGGCGAGCTCCTCGCGTCCTCGCGTCTCGGCCTCCGAGACGATCGAAGCGGCCTGCGCCTTGGCGTCGGCGATGAGCTGGTCGCGCTGGGCGATGCCCTCGGCGACGTGCTCGTCGTGCAGGCGCTGCGCGAGCTCGATGATGCCGGCGCTCGCGACGGGTGCGGCGGCGGTGGGGGCCTCGGCGACCGGCGCGAGCGCCGGAGCGGGCTCGACTGCGCGCGCGGGAGCGGCGCCCGACTCGTACGCCGCAAGCTTGGCCTTGAGCTCCTCGTTCTCGGTGAGGGCCTTACGCCACTCGACGACGATCTCGTCGAGGAAGTCGTCGACCTCGTCGGGGTCGAAGCCCTCCTTGAACCGAACGTGCTGGAACTGCTTGGTGACGACGTCATCGGGGGTCAATGCCATGGTGATTCCTCTTTCGAGCGCTCTGGTCGCTGGCCGATGTCGGTGCCGGTCGCCGGGCGGCCGGTCGTATCAGGCAAGCATAGCCGCGGGTTCTGGGAGTGTCGAAGGACGGCGACGCGGGTCGGGCGATCCCGCGTCAGGCCGCGATTGCGCGCGTGACGCTGAGCAGGATGAAGCACAGCAGCATCGTCAGCGCGAAGCCGAAGTCGATCGCGATGGCACCCACGCGCAGCGGCGGGATGAACCGGCGGAACAGCTTGATCGGCGGATCGGTGACGGTGTAGATGATCTCGGCGGCGACGAGCCCGGCGCCTCGCGGGCGCCACTCGCGATTGAAGAACGGGATCCAATCGAGGATCAGGCGTGCCAGCAGTACGAAGACGTACAGCAGGAGTGCGAGGTTGAGGATCGATGCGATGAGTTGGACGACGGCCACGTAGCCAGATTACGGCTGCGAGAACGGAACCGACTCCGGATCCGCCTGAGCGACCGCTCCGTCGCCCGACACGGCCACGTTCTCGGGCGAGAGCAGGAACACCTTGCTCGTGACTCGCTCGATGCGGCCGTACAGGCCGAGCGACAGCCCGCTGGCGAAGTCGATGAGCCGTCGGGCATCCGCGTCGCTCATCTGCGACAGGTTGATGATGACGGGAACGCCCTCGCGGAAGTTCTCGGCGATGACCTGCGCGTCGCGATACTGCTTGGGGTGGACCGTGAGGATCTCGTTGATCGCGGACGGCGCCGGCTGCCGGACCACCGCCGGGCGGTGGATCGGCGTCACGGGCGCGCTCTTCTCGACGGCCTTCTCGGAGGTGCGGGAGCGCGGCTGCGGCGCGGGCTCGTCGTAGACCTCTTCCTCGTCGGCGAGGCCCAGGTACACCATGGTCTTCTTGAGCGGGTTCGACATCGCATCCTCCGTAGTGCTCATCTGTTCCGAGGTTAACCGCGTTCCGGCCGGGGACCCGTGATTGCCGACCCGATCCGAAGGTGTGTCGCGCCTGCCGCGATCGCCTCGGCGAAGTCGGCGGTCATGCCGGCAGAGATCCATCCGGCGTCGGGCACGGTGGCGCGCACGACGGCCGCGCAGTCCCGCAGCCGCTCGAACGCGGGCGCCGGCGGCTCATCGATCGGGGCGACGGCCATGACGCCGCGTACCCGCAGCGTCGGCAGTCCTGCGGCGTGCTCGGCGAGGGCGGCGAGTCCGTCGGGTGCCACGCCGCCGCGTCCGGGGTCGTCGGTGAGATTGACCTGCAGCAGCACGTCGAGCACCGGGTCGTCGTCCGCTGCGGCGGCGTGCAGCGCGTCGGCGAGCCGCGCGCGATCGACGGAGTGGACGACGGATGCCGCAGCCCGGATCGCGCGCGCCTTGTTGGTCTGCGCCTGACCGATGAAGTGCCACCGCAGCCCGTCGAGGTGGGCGACCTCCGCCGCTTTGCGGCTGAACTCCTGCTGCCGGTTCTCGCCCACGTCGCGCACGCCGAGCCGGTACAGGTCTTCGACGAGCGACGCGGGATGGAACTTCGTCACGACGATGCGCGTGAGCTCCGACGGATCGCGCCCCGCCGCACGTGCCGCATCCGCGATCCGTCGGTCGACCTCCTCGAGGCGTGCGCGCAGGTCTCCCACGGTTCCTGAGCCTGTCGACCGACTACTTCAGGAAGTCGGGGATGTCGAGGTCGTCGTCGCCGAACGCCGAGTCGAACGACGAATCCGACGAAGCGCCGACCGGCACCGGGGCGCCGTGCGAGACGGGCTCGGGGTCGGCGTCGCGGTCCTTCGCGGCCTCTTCGGCAGGGGTCACCGGCAGCGCGGGCGCCGAGACGACGCGCGACGCCGACATCGGCTCGATGCGCGTCTGCGGCTCGCCGCCGTCGAAGCCCGCGGCGATCACCGTCACGCGGACCTCGTCGCCGAGGGTGTCGTCGATCACGGTTCCGAAGATGATGTTCGCCTCGGGGTGAGCGGCTTCCTTGACCAGCTGGGCGGCGTCGTTGATCTCGAAGATCCCGAGGTTGGAGCCGCCCTGGATCGACAGCAGCACGCCGTGCGCGCCCTCGATGGATGCCTCGAGCAGCGGCGACTCGACGGCGAGCTCGGCCGCCTTGATCGCGCGGTCGGCGCCGCGCGCCGACCCGATGCCCATGAGCGCGGAGCCTGCGCCCTGCATGACGGACTTGACGTCGGCGAAGTCGAGGTTGATGAGACCGGGTGTGGTGATCAAGTCGGTGATGCCCTGCACACCGGCGAGGAGCACCTGGTCGGCCGTCGCGAACGCCTCGATCATCGAGATGCCGCGGTCGCTGATCTCGAGCAGCCGGTCGTTCGGCACCACGATGAGGGTGTCGACCTCTTCCTTCAGCTTGCCGACGCCGGTCTCGGCCTGCTGCTGACGGCGGCGTCCCTCGAACGAGAAGGGCTTGGTCACGACACCGATGGTGAGCGCGCCGATCGACTTCGCGATCTTGGCCACCACGGGGGCGCCGCCCGTGCCGGTACCGCCGCCTTCGCCAGCGGTGACGAAGACCATGTCGGCGCCGCGCAGGGCCTCCTCGATCTCTTCCGCGTGGTCTTCGGCAGCGCGGCGACCCACTTCAGGGTCGGCTCCTGCGCCGAGCCCGCGGGTGAGCTCGCGCCCGACGTCGAGCTTGACGTCGGCGTCGCTCATGAGCAGCGCCTGGGCGTCGGTGTTGATCGCGATGAACTCGACGCCCCGCAAACCGAGCTCGATCATGCGGTTGACCGCGTTGACGCCGCCGCCGCCGACGCCGACGACCTTGATCACGGCGAGGTAGTTCTGGTTCTGGCTCATGCCGGCCTCCGTAGCCCTGGACCTTGCTAACCTTCAACCTCTAGTAGAGGTATAAAGAATTGCCCGGTATGCAATTCCTGATCTCGAAAGTAGGACGATGCCGGGCATGCGCCCGGAGGCCCACGGCGTGTCGCGGCAAACCGGTCGCGAACTGGCCGGCGGGGAGCCCACGGAGGCGGGTCAGCGTATGACGACGGCGTCGGGAGACGAGACGTCGTAGGCCGTGACGTCCGCCGGCGGGTGCGACAGCATCATGCGCTGCAGAGCGAGCGCCTTCTCCGCCGACCGCTCGGCGCTCCCCCACACGACCTGGCTGTTGGCCCCGCCGAGCGTGAGCGTCACGTCGTCGGGAGTCGATGCCGACACCGCGGTCACCTGCGCGCGGATGTCGGCGGGAAGCGAGCGCATCACCTGGCCGGCGGCGGCGAAGGCGTCCGAGTCGACGCCGCCCGTGATCTCGAGGATCGGTGTTCCGGGGCTCGGGGCCGCCGTCGTCGACAGCGCGACGCCGGCCGCATCCACCAGCGTGTACCCCGCGCGGGTCTCGATGAGCCCGATCGGGGTCCGCTCGACGATCCTGATCACGAGCTCGTGCGGTGGCCGCGCCTCGAGCGCGTACGTCTCGATGAGCGGAAAGCCGACGAGCTCGGCTTTGACGGCGCTCTCGTCGATGAGGGCCATCGGCGTACCGACCTGACCCTCGAGCGCGCCCACGATGTCGTCGGGGTTCAACTGCTGGGCGCCGGTGACCACGATCCGCTCCACGGCGAACAGCGGACTGTACGCGGCGCCGATCGTGCCGAGTGCCAGCACGACGACGGATGCCGCGACACCGAGCCACAGCGCTCGCCGACGTCGCTGCCGCACCGTGAAGCGGCGGATCTCGGCCCGGAGCGCTTTGCGACGCGCCCGCGACGCTCTCCAGACGTCGCGCAGGCCGACGTTCGCCGCCACGGGATCGTCGGCAGGATCGTCGGCGGTCGCCGCCTCGAGCCCGTCGAGCCGAGGACGCGACGCCTTGTCACCGAGCGGGATCACGGGAGCGGTCAGCTCCGGCGCGGCGTCGACGTCGGGCGCCGAGTCCGGGCTCGCGGGGCCGGCGGCTCCGCTCGACACGCTGGAAGCGACCGCGGCCGCCGTAAGGAGCGTCGCCTCGTCGTCCGGTCCCGTGGCGGCGTCCGCGCCGCCGGGCGCGTCGCGGCGTTCGCGTTCCCGCTGCGCGCTCGGCGCGCTCGGCGCGGGCGGCTGCGGCAACGGCGACGGACGGCGCATGCGGCGCTACTCCCCTGCCCCCGAGCCGCTGCTCGCGAGCGCGTCGAGCACCTGCGGGATGATGAGGTGCACGTTGCCGCAACCGAGGGTGATGACGTAGTCGCCCTCGCGCGCGATCGAGGCCGTGTAGTCCGCCGCCTCCTGCCAGTCGGGCACATAGTGCACGTGCGACGGGTCGTCGAAGGCGCCGCTGACGAGCTCGCCGGTCACACCGGGTACCGGATCCTCGCGCGCCCCGTAGACGTCGAGCATCACCGTGTGGTCGGCGTGCTGTTCCAGCACCTCTGCGAACTCGCGGTACATCTCCTGCGTGCGCGAGTAGGTGTGCGGCTGCTGGATGGCGATGATGCGCCCGTCGCCGACGACGCTGCGCGCGGCGGCGAGCGCCGCGGCGACCTCGGTGGGGTGGTGCGCGTAGTCGTCGTAGACGCTGACACCCCGCTCCACGCCGTGCAGCTCGAAACGCCGCACCGTGCCGGCGAAGCCCTCGACGGCGCGGACGGATGCCTCGAGCCCGTGTCCGAGCGTCAGCAGCACGGCGACCGCGCCGGCGGCGTTGACGGCGTTGTGAGCGCCGGGGATGGGTAGCTGGGCGCTGAC comes from Microbacterium cremeum and encodes:
- a CDS encoding YggT family protein — protein: MAVVQLIASILNLALLLYVFVLLARLILDWIPFFNREWRPRGAGLVAAEIIYTVTDPPIKLFRRFIPPLRVGAIAIDFGFALTMLLCFILLSVTRAIAA
- the lspA gene encoding signal peptidase II — translated: MAGRPRSLSSSKARQAAAGITIAILAVVVLAADQFTKHLALENLPYQEPVPVIGDFLILYLTKNPGAAFSLGEGVTWVFTIALAAVAVVIGWLAVTRVRSRLWAVALGLLLGGVLGNLTDRLFREPGFAVGHVIDFINTPWMWFFPGMSPAIYNVADIFIVSMMIGVAILVLAGVHLDGSREARGQGEQTDAAASDSPQTASED
- a CDS encoding FtsQ-type POTRA domain-containing protein produces the protein MRRPSPLPQPPAPSAPSAQRERERRDAPGGADAATGPDDEATLLTAAAVASSVSSGAAGPASPDSAPDVDAAPELTAPVIPLGDKASRPRLDGLEAATADDPADDPVAANVGLRDVWRASRARRKALRAEIRRFTVRQRRRRALWLGVAASVVVLALGTIGAAYSPLFAVERIVVTGAQQLNPDDIVGALEGQVGTPMALIDESAVKAELVGFPLIETYALEARPPHELVIRIVERTPIGLIETRAGYTLVDAAGVALSTTAAPSPGTPILEITGGVDSDAFAAAGQVMRSLPADIRAQVTAVSASTPDDVTLTLGGANSQVVWGSAERSAEKALALQRMMLSHPPADVTAYDVSSPDAVVIR
- a CDS encoding cell division protein SepF; protein product: MSNPLKKTMVYLGLADEEEVYDEPAPQPRSRTSEKAVEKSAPVTPIHRPAVVRQPAPSAINEILTVHPKQYRDAQVIAENFREGVPVIINLSQMSDADARRLIDFASGLSLGLYGRIERVTSKVFLLSPENVAVSGDGAVAQADPESVPFSQP
- a CDS encoding DivIVA domain-containing protein, producing the protein MALTPDDVVTKQFQHVRFKEGFDPDEVDDFLDEIVVEWRKALTENEELKAKLAAYESGAAPARAVEPAPALAPVAEAPTAAAPVASAGIIELAQRLHDEHVAEGIAQRDQLIADAKAQAASIVSEAETRGREELAKLDRERSSLEGRISELRNFERDYRAQLRSYIEGKLRDLETTATSSGAQPVSAIGL
- a CDS encoding YggS family pyridoxal phosphate-dependent enzyme, with the translated sequence MGDLRARLEEVDRRIADAARAAGRDPSELTRIVVTKFHPASLVEDLYRLGVRDVGENRQQEFSRKAAEVAHLDGLRWHFIGQAQTNKARAIRAAASVVHSVDRARLADALHAAAADDDPVLDVLLQVNLTDDPGRGGVAPDGLAALAEHAAGLPTLRVRGVMAVAPIDEPPAPAFERLRDCAAVVRATVPDAGWISAGMTADFAEAIAAGATHLRIGSAITGPRPERG
- the ftsZ gene encoding cell division protein FtsZ, translated to MSQNQNYLAVIKVVGVGGGGVNAVNRMIELGLRGVEFIAINTDAQALLMSDADVKLDVGRELTRGLGAGADPEVGRRAAEDHAEEIEEALRGADMVFVTAGEGGGTGTGGAPVVAKIAKSIGALTIGVVTKPFSFEGRRRQQQAETGVGKLKEEVDTLIVVPNDRLLEISDRGISMIEAFATADQVLLAGVQGITDLITTPGLINLDFADVKSVMQGAGSALMGIGSARGADRAIKAAELAVESPLLEASIEGAHGVLLSIQGGSNLGIFEINDAAQLVKEAAHPEANIIFGTVIDDTLGDEVRVTVIAAGFDGGEPQTRIEPMSASRVVSAPALPVTPAEEAAKDRDADPEPVSHGAPVPVGASSDSSFDSAFGDDDLDIPDFLK